A single window of uncultured Methanospirillum sp. DNA harbors:
- a CDS encoding FxLYD domain-containing protein yields MSGHTMPGILSITAICCISIILFSAVTADLIPIPSFGVPPQDTVPVYDAAQYQTQTSVEKEDVTPGMTMYVQRPYGYIKSTQSNLANLSIVKTEIERYSKSKSVIKGELRNLDDKTIDLVVITFNLYNADGDQIGNAYASVDYLAPKATWKFVTDPIERSDFQFEQYGSIYVGVFG; encoded by the coding sequence ATGAGCGGCCATACGATGCCGGGTATTCTCTCAATAACTGCGATATGCTGTATTAGTATCATACTTTTTTCAGCGGTCACTGCCGATCTGATTCCGATCCCGTCATTCGGTGTACCACCACAGGATACGGTACCGGTCTATGATGCAGCCCAGTATCAGACACAGACCTCAGTAGAAAAAGAGGATGTCACGCCTGGTATGACCATGTATGTTCAGCGGCCGTACGGCTACATCAAGAGTACACAGTCAAACCTGGCAAACCTCTCGATCGTCAAGACTGAAATAGAACGATACTCCAAATCAAAATCAGTGATCAAGGGAGAACTCAGGAATCTTGATGACAAGACGATCGACCTGGTTGTTATCACCTTCAACCTCTATAACGCAGACGGCGATCAGATCGGAAATGCCTACGCCTCAGTAGATTATCTGGCACCAAAAGCAACCTGGAAGTTTGTGACCGATCCCATTGAAAGATCTGATTTCCAGTTCGAGCAGTATGGCTCGATATATGTGGGAGTATTCGGGTAA
- a CDS encoding M42 family metallopeptidase, translated as MVYELLKKLSDAHGVSGFEDNIKDIIRKELAGHVDEFREDSLGNLIAVRKGSDFSVMIASHMDEIGMMVQYIDEKGFIKFVGIGGWFNPSMYTRRVILHGTRGTVTGVLGGKPPHIMTPEDRKKEIKIDDLFIDIGASSAEEVAALGIEIGTPVTIEQEFTRLAGDRVSGKALDNRVGVAVLIETIKQMKTPMTVYGVFTVQEEVGLKGAKVSAFALNPDIAIATDVTIPGDHPGVTRKDASPEMGKGPVLVLASAAGRGLLADRRLTAWLRSAGDKAKIPYQLEVGEGGNTDATIIHLVRDGIPSIPFSVPARYIHSPVEMVDLADVNNAIELLVEALKKKPKL; from the coding sequence ATGGTTTATGAATTACTCAAGAAACTCTCGGATGCCCACGGGGTCTCCGGGTTTGAAGACAACATCAAGGATATCATCAGAAAAGAACTTGCAGGACATGTGGATGAGTTCAGGGAAGACTCGCTCGGGAACCTGATCGCGGTCAGGAAGGGTTCAGACTTCTCGGTGATGATCGCCTCTCACATGGATGAGATCGGGATGATGGTCCAGTACATCGACGAGAAGGGATTCATCAAGTTCGTGGGTATCGGCGGCTGGTTCAACCCGAGCATGTACACCCGCAGGGTGATCCTTCACGGTACACGCGGCACGGTAACCGGGGTTCTCGGTGGGAAACCCCCACACATCATGACCCCCGAGGATCGCAAGAAGGAGATCAAGATTGACGATCTCTTCATCGATATCGGCGCATCTTCAGCTGAGGAGGTGGCTGCGCTCGGAATCGAGATCGGAACACCGGTCACGATAGAGCAGGAGTTCACGAGGCTAGCCGGAGACCGGGTCTCAGGCAAGGCACTTGACAACCGGGTCGGTGTTGCAGTCCTTATAGAGACTATCAAGCAGATGAAGACCCCGATGACTGTCTACGGTGTCTTCACGGTGCAGGAAGAGGTCGGCCTCAAAGGTGCGAAGGTGAGTGCATTCGCCCTCAATCCAGACATCGCTATCGCAACCGATGTCACGATCCCGGGAGATCATCCGGGAGTCACCCGCAAGGATGCTTCCCCTGAGATGGGAAAAGGTCCGGTTCTGGTCCTCGCGAGTGCAGCAGGACGTGGCCTGCTGGCAGACCGGCGTCTCACCGCATGGCTCCGGAGTGCCGGTGACAAGGCAAAGATCCCGTACCAGCTCGAGGTAGGCGAAGGCGGTAACACCGATGCAACCATTATTCATCTGGTACGAGATGGTATTCCGAGCATCCCGTTCTCTGTGCCAGCCCGATATATTCACTCACCCGTCGAGATGGTGGATCTCGCAGATGTAAACAATGCCATCGAACTTCTGGTCGAGGCACTCAAGAAGAAACCAAAACTCTGA
- a CDS encoding pyridoxal phosphate-dependent aminotransferase gives MPTSSDQMKRIAQRALDIEMSGIRKFFQAAKPDSISMALGQPDFDTPEHIKQAAIRAINEGKTGYTFNAGLPELREAISKKFKLENGLRYHPDQVIVTAGAGEALFIAIQALVNPGDRVLITDPGFVSYEACTTLAGGVMDPLSLDGNLHIDVDAAIEKMNGARLLILNSPCNPTGTVESEETIRALVEAANDAGVTVLSDEVYEHFIYDAKHTSAARFGEDVLTVNATSKTYAMTGWRIGYLAGHPDYIQQCLKIHQYCQTCATSISQYAAYAAYTGDQACVSLMRDEYKVRRDMLWTGLHDLGFDFPSPGGAFYAFVPMDSETTTKILDAGVIVVPGDAFGKKGSGYTRFSYATSRENITAALERISTVVR, from the coding sequence ATGCCAACATCGAGTGATCAGATGAAACGTATCGCACAACGAGCACTCGACATTGAGATGTCCGGCATCAGGAAGTTCTTCCAGGCTGCAAAGCCTGACTCGATCAGCATGGCACTCGGCCAGCCCGACTTTGACACCCCTGAACACATCAAACAGGCAGCGATCAGGGCGATCAACGAGGGAAAGACCGGATACACCTTCAATGCAGGCCTTCCCGAGTTACGGGAGGCGATCTCGAAGAAGTTCAAGTTAGAGAACGGGCTCAGGTATCATCCAGACCAGGTCATTGTGACTGCAGGAGCCGGAGAAGCACTCTTCATCGCAATCCAGGCACTTGTAAACCCGGGGGACCGGGTACTCATCACAGATCCGGGCTTTGTCTCATACGAAGCCTGCACAACTCTTGCCGGCGGCGTGATGGATCCGCTCTCACTGGACGGGAATCTTCACATCGATGTTGATGCTGCAATAGAGAAGATGAACGGGGCACGGCTCCTGATCCTCAATTCACCCTGCAACCCTACCGGTACCGTTGAGTCAGAAGAGACGATTCGTGCGCTGGTTGAGGCTGCAAACGACGCCGGGGTGACAGTACTGTCAGACGAGGTGTATGAGCACTTCATCTACGATGCGAAGCATACGAGCGCAGCCCGGTTCGGTGAAGATGTCCTCACCGTCAATGCGACCAGCAAAACCTACGCCATGACCGGCTGGAGGATTGGGTACCTTGCCGGTCACCCGGATTATATTCAACAGTGTCTGAAGATCCACCAGTACTGCCAGACGTGTGCAACCTCCATATCCCAGTATGCCGCGTATGCTGCATACACCGGCGATCAGGCCTGCGTCTCTCTCATGCGTGATGAGTACAAGGTGCGGCGCGATATGCTCTGGACCGGTCTTCATGATCTCGGGTTTGATTTCCCGTCCCCGGGAGGGGCTTTTTATGCCTTTGTCCCAATGGACAGCGAGACAACAACGAAGATCCTGGACGCAGGAGTGATAGTGGTCCCAGGTGATGCATTCGGAAAGAAGGGATCCGGATATACAAGGTTCAGTTACGCAACCTCACGGGAGAATATTACAGCAGCACTTGAACGAATCAGCACGGTAGTCAGGTGA
- the hxlB gene encoding 6-phospho-3-hexuloisomerase: MNQHRVQEMMRLMASRIDAIASHLSDEEVSRFIKELLEAKRIYVMGAGRSGLVAKAFAMRLMHLGMISYVVGETITPALQKGDVIVVLSGSGKTRTIAEIVQTAKEIEGRICLITSNPDSVIGKMADSCVVIENYRDKVPDESVEFEIRQMLGEHRSFAPLGTLFETAAMTFCDAVISRLMEITSTDEAELKGRHANIE, encoded by the coding sequence ATGAATCAGCATCGTGTGCAGGAGATGATGCGTCTCATGGCATCGCGGATCGACGCCATCGCCTCTCATTTATCAGATGAAGAGGTCTCACGGTTCATCAAAGAACTCCTTGAGGCTAAACGTATCTATGTGATGGGTGCAGGAAGATCCGGCCTGGTGGCGAAGGCATTTGCCATGCGGCTCATGCACCTTGGTATGATCAGTTATGTGGTTGGCGAGACGATCACACCGGCACTTCAGAAAGGGGATGTGATCGTTGTGCTCTCGGGCTCTGGAAAGACCAGGACGATCGCCGAGATTGTGCAGACTGCAAAGGAGATTGAAGGGCGGATCTGCCTTATCACCTCAAACCCGGACTCTGTCATCGGCAAGATGGCAGACTCGTGTGTTGTTATCGAGAACTACCGCGACAAAGTTCCAGACGAGAGTGTCGAGTTTGAGATCAGGCAGATGCTCGGAGAACACCGCTCCTTTGCTCCGCTTGGGACACTCTTCGAGACTGCAGCCATGACGTTCTGTGATGCGGTCATCTCCCGGTTGATGGAGATCACCAGCACGGACGAGGCAGAGCTGAAAGGACGTCATGCCAACATCGAGTGA
- a CDS encoding MBL fold metallo-hydrolase: MDCRNEFFIIRIPDTGSIHEAVGIIADTGITVTRCHFNRSIDPKTAFLSVRGSSDGCQNAARALSHKGYLQSEIRYPKSVRFTVIVPDIPGTLHRILMILDEYKAEITSLSFDNKGKNPDSLQIAVRVHDVSLTEDLLNAIRTHYGLEVEGYDCGDDESDGCLFYLRYAGRVREILGETADPYLLDLLNQFSHIAQQLTEYGQEYEATLEQILQNGRRLAETTGEGFFADVQKIQVNSSIWLYCFQLPGGGSIFVIDTPTGRIMVDTGYGIYHDDVMKMFRHYGLDGAPGFSRIIMTHGDTDHCGAAGYFDVPIWTHEGTWNVIKTNNRAYGACSEDLVYEQVYTVMINLFARMHPPETVNLFPSPSGEKLGDFPLLCRFEENGVSGEIIEGYGGHQHGMVYLLCRELGLLFTSDTILNLKHLTPDRSEYNGFAVYLVRSVNVNPDLVKSERRELMKIAMNLDAEMQKDGRHLIICCGHGPVSILDNGDLIPCGTIETYRHN; this comes from the coding sequence ATGGACTGCAGGAATGAATTTTTTATCATCAGGATCCCTGATACGGGTTCAATCCATGAAGCGGTTGGGATCATCGCAGATACCGGAATAACCGTTACCCGGTGCCACTTCAACAGATCGATAGATCCCAAAACCGCCTTTCTTTCTGTCCGCGGTTCATCTGACGGATGCCAGAATGCCGCCCGGGCTCTGTCGCATAAAGGGTACCTACAGTCAGAGATCAGATACCCGAAGAGTGTCAGGTTTACCGTGATAGTTCCCGATATTCCGGGTACTCTGCACCGGATCCTGATGATACTTGATGAATATAAAGCTGAGATCACCTCGCTCTCCTTTGACAACAAGGGCAAGAACCCGGATAGTCTTCAGATCGCAGTACGGGTTCATGATGTTTCCCTGACCGAAGATCTTCTCAATGCAATTCGTACGCACTACGGACTCGAAGTCGAGGGATACGACTGCGGTGACGATGAATCAGATGGCTGCCTCTTTTACCTGCGCTATGCCGGGCGGGTCAGAGAGATCCTGGGTGAGACTGCTGATCCATATCTTCTGGACCTGCTCAATCAGTTCAGTCACATCGCCCAACAGTTGACTGAGTACGGTCAGGAGTACGAAGCAACGCTGGAACAGATTCTTCAAAATGGAAGACGCCTTGCCGAAACGACCGGGGAGGGATTCTTTGCAGATGTGCAGAAGATCCAGGTAAATTCCTCTATCTGGTTATACTGTTTCCAGCTCCCGGGAGGGGGGAGCATCTTTGTCATTGATACTCCTACCGGACGCATCATGGTCGATACCGGATATGGAATCTACCATGATGATGTGATGAAGATGTTCAGACATTACGGCCTGGACGGGGCTCCGGGTTTCTCCCGGATCATCATGACACACGGGGATACCGATCACTGCGGCGCGGCAGGATACTTTGATGTCCCAATCTGGACACATGAAGGGACCTGGAACGTGATCAAGACCAACAACCGTGCATACGGTGCCTGTTCTGAGGACCTGGTGTATGAACAGGTCTACACCGTGATGATCAACCTCTTTGCAAGGATGCATCCTCCTGAAACAGTCAACCTCTTCCCTTCACCTTCAGGTGAAAAACTCGGTGACTTCCCGCTGCTCTGCAGATTTGAAGAGAACGGAGTATCAGGAGAGATTATCGAGGGCTATGGAGGACACCAGCATGGAATGGTGTACCTTCTCTGCCGTGAACTCGGGCTCCTGTTCACATCAGACACCATCCTCAATCTGAAACATCTCACGCCTGACCGGAGCGAATACAACGGGTTCGCTGTGTACCTTGTCAGAAGCGTGAATGTAAATCCTGACCTGGTGAAGAGTGAACGCAGGGAATTGATGAAGATAGCCATGAACCTTGACGCAGAGATGCAGAAAGACGGCAGGCACCTTATCATCTGCTGCGGGCACGGCCCGGTCTCCATCCTCGATAACGGCGATCTGATCCCGTGCGGAACAATCGAGACATACCGTCACAATTGA
- a CDS encoding Mrp/NBP35 family ATP-binding protein encodes MVENDNKSPESCDNNCSSCQQSSDCGQANKLPPKADVDVKHVILVLSGKGGVGKSTVAVNLAYALSNHGRQVGLLDLDIHGPNVPKMLGLEDHQLSSENNKIIPVRVTGSLQVISMAFLLPEKSAPVVWRGAMKAGAIRQFLEDTKWGSLDYLVVDLPPGTGDEALTIAQIAPNLRGAVIVTTPQDVSTLDSTKAITFVEMLKMDVLGVVENMSGLTCPHCGEVIDLFGKGGGERIAQEHNVPFLGSIPLDPEMRKAGDEGRPFIIKRKDETPSWKAINDIMEKLVSIVER; translated from the coding sequence ATGGTTGAGAACGATAATAAATCACCGGAATCATGCGATAATAACTGTTCTTCCTGTCAGCAGAGTTCAGACTGTGGTCAGGCTAATAAACTTCCGCCAAAGGCAGATGTTGATGTCAAGCACGTCATCCTTGTCCTGTCTGGAAAGGGTGGAGTTGGCAAGTCCACCGTGGCTGTGAACCTCGCCTACGCCCTCTCCAACCATGGACGCCAGGTAGGACTGCTCGATCTGGATATTCACGGACCAAATGTACCAAAGATGCTCGGGCTCGAAGACCACCAGTTGAGTTCTGAGAATAATAAGATCATACCGGTGCGGGTGACCGGGTCACTTCAGGTCATCTCGATGGCATTTCTGCTTCCTGAAAAATCAGCACCCGTTGTATGGCGTGGCGCTATGAAGGCAGGTGCAATCAGGCAGTTCCTTGAGGATACAAAATGGGGATCGCTCGATTACCTTGTTGTTGATCTTCCGCCAGGTACCGGAGACGAAGCCCTGACCATCGCACAGATCGCACCAAACCTGCGTGGAGCAGTCATTGTCACCACTCCACAGGATGTCTCAACCCTCGATTCAACCAAGGCGATCACCTTCGTTGAGATGTTGAAGATGGATGTGCTTGGAGTCGTGGAGAACATGAGCGGTCTGACCTGCCCGCACTGTGGTGAGGTCATCGATCTCTTCGGAAAGGGTGGTGGTGAACGGATCGCACAGGAGCATAATGTACCATTCCTTGGCAGTATCCCACTCGACCCCGAGATGCGCAAGGCCGGAGATGAGGGACGTCCGTTTATCATCAAACGCAAGGATGAGACGCCCAGTTGGAAGGCCATCAATGACATCATGGAGAAACTCGTAAGCATTGTAGAACGGTGA
- a CDS encoding translation initiation factor IF-5A, with the protein MKEQTEVGKLKEGKYLLVEDEPCKILSISISKPGKHGAAKARLDVMGIFDGVKRSIVQPVSAKVYAPIVERKNAQIISIAGTIAQLMDLADFENFELAIPDEISSKIEVGKEITYIQSMDKRKFD; encoded by the coding sequence ATGAAGGAACAGACTGAAGTAGGTAAACTGAAAGAGGGAAAATACTTGCTGGTTGAGGATGAGCCTTGTAAGATCCTCTCGATCAGTATATCAAAACCGGGAAAGCACGGTGCAGCAAAGGCACGTCTTGACGTGATGGGTATCTTTGATGGGGTCAAACGATCCATTGTCCAGCCGGTTTCAGCAAAGGTGTATGCACCGATTGTGGAACGAAAAAATGCACAGATAATCTCAATTGCCGGAACCATCGCACAGCTTATGGATCTGGCAGACTTTGAAAACTTTGAACTTGCAATTCCTGATGAGATATCCAGCAAGATCGAGGTTGGAAAAGAGATTACCTACATTCAGTCCATGGATAAGCGTAAGTTCGATTAA
- a CDS encoding bifunctional fructose-bisphosphatase/inositol-phosphate phosphatase, whose translation MDFFSACNLMAVTVRNAITPLCGTEEGGRVIGMGADGTPTKHIDKVAEDLIIAFLKEHGLCKTLISEEIGRISIGGEKGTVFLDPVDGTYNAVMNIPFYALSIAYAEEGKILRAFVRNLATGETFTAEKGSGAFLNGSQIHTSPTSDLQTSAMSIYGKHFQQDRIFNLMQKIRRFRQFGASALEISYVAAGRIDGFVDLRKTLRVTDAAAGVLICEEAGGLVTDLDGRAIVFADEVTIGTCLIATNGHLHRKVIEYLR comes from the coding sequence ATGGACTTCTTTTCAGCATGCAATTTAATGGCGGTAACAGTCAGAAATGCGATCACTCCACTCTGCGGGACAGAGGAAGGAGGACGTGTTATCGGGATGGGGGCTGATGGGACTCCCACCAAACATATCGATAAAGTAGCCGAAGATCTTATCATCGCCTTTCTTAAAGAGCATGGATTATGCAAAACCCTCATCAGCGAGGAGATCGGCAGGATATCAATAGGAGGAGAGAAAGGGACAGTCTTTCTGGATCCGGTAGATGGGACCTATAATGCAGTCATGAACATTCCTTTCTATGCTCTATCCATTGCGTATGCTGAGGAAGGAAAGATTCTACGTGCCTTTGTCCGAAACCTTGCCACCGGTGAGACTTTTACCGCTGAGAAAGGCAGCGGTGCATTTCTGAATGGATCCCAGATCCACACATCTCCAACCTCTGACCTGCAGACCAGTGCCATGAGTATCTATGGCAAACACTTCCAGCAGGACCGGATCTTTAACCTGATGCAGAAGATACGGCGATTCAGACAGTTCGGAGCATCTGCCCTTGAGATCTCGTATGTGGCAGCAGGGAGAATTGACGGATTTGTGGATCTACGTAAAACCCTGCGTGTCACCGATGCAGCTGCAGGAGTTCTGATCTGCGAGGAAGCCGGAGGGCTTGTTACAGATCTTGACGGACGGGCAATAGTCTTTGCTGATGAAGTCACCATCGGCACGTGCCTTATTGCAACGAACGGGCATCTGCACAGGAAAGTGATCGAGTACCTGCGGTGA
- a CDS encoding NAD(+)/NADH kinase, with amino-acid sequence MDILMVVRFEDSRTRDYADQLGNHLTKIGHTVRFGPENLHEEQRDLFDPASPPDLVVVVGGDGTILLTAQLMPVQVPLIGVNRGEVGFLADLEPEDAFRFFDHLSLPVRTEPRMRISLSIDGNYIGDALNEALIVTDRPAKMLKFLIHINGVVAERFRADGLLISTPTGSTAYAMSAGGPIVDPRVEGFLMVPLAPFMLSNRPHLIDSSRTVRVTLEAEKPAKLVIDGQVIRHIGEMSTIDVIRSPRPALFVDAGQNFFEKINRKLRHL; translated from the coding sequence ATGGATATACTGATGGTTGTCCGGTTTGAGGACTCACGCACCCGGGATTATGCTGATCAGCTTGGGAATCACCTCACAAAGATCGGGCATACGGTTCGGTTCGGGCCTGAAAACCTTCATGAGGAGCAGAGAGATCTCTTTGACCCTGCCTCTCCTCCTGACCTCGTGGTGGTGGTCGGAGGAGACGGAACCATTCTCCTGACAGCACAACTGATGCCGGTTCAGGTTCCATTAATCGGTGTAAACAGGGGAGAAGTTGGGTTTCTTGCCGACCTGGAGCCTGAAGATGCGTTCAGATTTTTCGATCACCTCTCCCTCCCGGTCAGAACCGAACCCCGGATGAGGATCTCTCTCTCAATTGATGGTAATTATATCGGAGATGCCCTGAATGAGGCGCTGATCGTCACAGATCGGCCTGCAAAAATGCTCAAGTTCCTGATCCACATAAACGGAGTGGTTGCTGAACGGTTCAGAGCTGACGGACTCCTCATCAGCACACCCACCGGATCCACGGCATATGCCATGAGTGCAGGGGGTCCGATCGTTGATCCAAGAGTAGAAGGATTCCTCATGGTCCCTCTTGCCCCGTTTATGCTCTCCAACCGGCCTCATCTCATCGATTCGTCACGGACGGTGAGGGTAACCCTTGAGGCAGAAAAGCCTGCCAAACTTGTAATAGACGGCCAGGTCATCCGCCATATCGGTGAGATGAGCACAATCGATGTCATCCGCTCACCCCGGCCTGCCCTCTTTGTGGATGCAGGGCAGAACTTCTTTGAAAAGATCAACCGAAAACTGAGACACCTCTGA
- a CDS encoding tetratricopeptide repeat protein has protein sequence MRYQAILLIILCFALVGSAYAETGEEWFEIGSAQFDNSSFVEAISAWQKAAEIDSTLSANAWYNIGLAYAGMEQYEQAIQAWDKTIALTPESPIAYDNKGTALALLGRNDEALAAYDIAIKLDPDQAKFKSDRDMLVNGLNKAKSPLSPAAVVVAVLVASLLLAYHRRL, from the coding sequence ATGAGATATCAGGCTATTCTTCTGATTATACTCTGCTTCGCTCTGGTGGGATCGGCCTATGCAGAGACCGGAGAAGAGTGGTTTGAGATAGGAAGTGCACAATTCGACAACTCCTCGTTTGTTGAGGCTATCAGTGCGTGGCAGAAAGCGGCAGAGATAGATTCTACCCTTTCAGCAAATGCATGGTATAATATCGGTCTTGCCTATGCCGGTATGGAGCAGTATGAACAGGCGATCCAGGCCTGGGACAAGACGATCGCCCTTACTCCTGAATCACCTATAGCCTACGATAATAAAGGGACAGCTCTGGCCCTTCTCGGCAGAAATGATGAGGCCCTTGCTGCGTATGATATTGCAATCAAACTTGACCCCGACCAGGCTAAGTTTAAGTCAGACCGTGATATGCTCGTGAATGGTCTGAATAAGGCCAAGTCACCACTCTCACCTGCAGCCGTGGTTGTTGCAGTTCTGGTTGCCAGCCTGCTTTTGGCATATCATCGCCGTTTGTAA
- a CDS encoding CARDB domain-containing protein, with translation MSVLALLIGFCLCISTASALSGADISGTRIIAPTSLSAGTSDELQDFIRNGGSESAGPFDVQYFLSVDQKMDDKILIGTWHVDGLKAGAQKYGNTTFTIPSETKAGTYYLIRWIDPTRTVPGEDSSNNIQWSKSPILVTSGGNAGVEGIGTLVASTVSAGSVMPVTVIVNHTTSDAGNPGSVSLFLSTQSRPDSSLIPAGTIALPEFSGEGEQEISGTLDIPADIEIGSYYLFTSFVPVDQMTGEGSPSTFWFNEDPIKITPSSGSSANSDTTPVVRESGPDVLTLDTEQPSEAFIGDSLTVTDSVKNIGGAEANIVRIEYLLSPNTDGTNGRHLGWRTVMSLQPDQTSTEQKLLGVSSDMKAGLYYLTKKITVTSAVQEKNTLNNAWVSNQPINIRYNPASPIPDLTHIRTVWPKAQPGQTVPITDTITNVGKGCANDVAVAYYLSPYQKFDVATASYLGVWRLDSICPLEQKTNTTQVTIPSDLTNGEYFIYSVIDPCSFMTDCDEGMPELDKSNNINVGTLYIGPCIFCN, from the coding sequence GTGTCCGTACTCGCTCTTCTTATCGGATTTTGTCTTTGTATCAGTACAGCCAGTGCTTTATCCGGGGCTGATATATCAGGAACCCGTATCATCGCCCCGACATCGCTCTCAGCCGGTACTTCTGACGAACTTCAGGATTTTATCCGGAATGGTGGATCAGAATCAGCAGGTCCGTTTGATGTACAATACTTCCTCTCTGTTGATCAGAAGATGGATGACAAGATTCTGATCGGAACCTGGCATGTGGACGGCCTGAAGGCCGGAGCACAGAAGTACGGCAATACTACATTTACAATTCCTTCAGAGACAAAAGCGGGGACGTACTACCTGATCAGATGGATCGATCCCACCAGGACGGTGCCTGGGGAGGACTCATCCAACAATATCCAGTGGTCTAAATCTCCTATTCTTGTGACTTCAGGTGGAAATGCGGGAGTTGAGGGGATCGGAACTCTCGTTGCTTCCACTGTAAGTGCTGGAAGTGTGATGCCGGTCACAGTGATTGTGAATCATACCACAAGCGATGCAGGCAACCCCGGGAGTGTGAGTCTTTTTCTATCAACACAGAGCAGGCCTGATTCATCATTGATTCCGGCAGGGACGATCGCCCTTCCGGAATTTTCAGGGGAAGGAGAACAGGAGATCTCTGGAACCCTCGATATTCCTGCAGATATCGAAATAGGATCATACTATCTCTTCACCTCATTTGTTCCGGTTGATCAGATGACCGGGGAAGGATCTCCCTCTACGTTCTGGTTCAATGAGGATCCAATTAAGATCACCCCGTCGTCTGGATCAAGTGCCAATTCAGATACAACACCGGTGGTGCGGGAGTCAGGGCCTGATGTTCTCACATTGGATACCGAGCAGCCTAGTGAGGCATTCATCGGCGACTCCTTAACAGTCACTGACTCAGTGAAGAATATCGGAGGTGCTGAAGCGAATATCGTGAGGATTGAGTACCTGCTCTCTCCGAATACTGACGGGACCAATGGCAGACATCTGGGGTGGCGGACCGTCATGAGTCTGCAGCCAGACCAGACCAGCACCGAACAGAAGCTGCTAGGTGTTTCTTCTGATATGAAAGCAGGCCTCTATTACCTGACCAAGAAGATCACAGTTACCTCCGCGGTTCAGGAGAAGAATACCCTCAATAACGCCTGGGTCAGCAATCAGCCGATCAACATCAGGTACAACCCGGCATCCCCGATTCCGGATCTGACACATATCAGAACTGTATGGCCGAAGGCTCAACCCGGTCAGACTGTACCGATAACTGATACGATAACCAATGTAGGAAAAGGTTGTGCAAATGATGTTGCTGTTGCGTACTACCTCTCTCCGTACCAGAAGTTTGATGTCGCAACTGCCAGTTATCTGGGTGTGTGGAGGCTGGATTCAATATGTCCGCTTGAACAGAAGACCAACACCACGCAGGTTACCATACCGTCGGATCTTACAAATGGTGAGTACTTCATCTACTCGGTCATCGATCCCTGTTCGTTCATGACCGACTGTGACGAAGGTATGCCTGAACTGGATAAATCAAACAATATCAACGTAGGGACTTTGTATATCGGCCCGTGTATCTTCTGTAACTGA
- a CDS encoding chemotaxis protein CheW, producing MAGNTLSPASPDQTGTFTPGPGSSRPHGAGHGETTEESFQVVEFLLGEDHFAIDLFDVKEVVEYSRITRLPNSPSYIKGIIDLRGEITTIIDLKQQLAITTKSSTSEEESRIIVLDDRLTNSKIGIMVDDVLTVSTYTAGQVDETATSGDEGTHIMGIIKKKSRDKEKELIQLIIWIDVKSLLRDMDQI from the coding sequence ATGGCTGGCAATACCCTGAGCCCTGCATCACCAGACCAGACAGGTACATTCACCCCCGGACCGGGATCTTCACGTCCTCATGGTGCCGGGCATGGTGAAACAACAGAAGAGTCCTTTCAGGTCGTAGAGTTTCTTCTCGGAGAGGATCACTTCGCTATAGATCTCTTTGATGTCAAGGAAGTCGTAGAATACTCACGAATAACCCGTCTTCCAAACAGTCCGTCGTATATCAAAGGGATTATTGATCTCAGGGGTGAGATCACCACCATCATCGATCTCAAGCAGCAGCTTGCAATCACAACGAAATCATCCACCAGTGAGGAAGAGTCACGAATTATTGTGCTCGATGACCGGTTGACAAACTCCAAGATCGGGATCATGGTTGATGATGTGCTCACGGTTTCAACATACACTGCAGGACAGGTTGACGAGACAGCAACCTCAGGGGATGAAGGAACCCATATCATGGGTATCATCAAGAAAAAGAGCAGGGATAAAGAGAAGGAACTGATCCAGCTGATCATCTGGATCGATGTGAAGAGTCTGCTCAGGGATATGGATCAGATCTAA